In Synechococcus sp. A18-25c, a single window of DNA contains:
- the bchM gene encoding magnesium protoporphyrin IX methyltransferase → MAPDQLLEQKQAEKREVKGYFETTGFDRWNRIYSDSDDVNKVQRNIRIGHQKTVDEVLAWIKESGELNDVSFCDAGCGVGSLSLPLASMGAGSINASDISEAMAQEAERRAREAGLDMAKLNFFASDLESLSGSFHTVCCLDVFIHYPQEPAEEMVKHLCGLTEQRLIVSFAPYTPLLALLKGIGQLFPGPSKTTRAYTLKEDGIVKAAEACGFKLVRRSLNKAPFYFSRLIEFRKA, encoded by the coding sequence ATGGCCCCCGATCAACTGCTGGAGCAGAAACAGGCCGAGAAGCGAGAGGTGAAGGGCTACTTCGAAACCACGGGTTTCGATCGCTGGAACCGCATTTACAGCGACAGCGATGACGTGAACAAGGTGCAGCGCAACATCCGCATCGGTCACCAAAAAACCGTGGATGAAGTGCTGGCCTGGATTAAGGAAAGCGGTGAACTCAACGACGTGAGTTTCTGTGATGCTGGCTGCGGCGTTGGCAGCCTCAGCCTGCCGCTGGCATCCATGGGTGCCGGCTCGATTAACGCCAGTGACATTTCCGAAGCCATGGCCCAGGAAGCGGAGCGCCGAGCCCGCGAAGCTGGCCTGGACATGGCCAAGCTCAACTTCTTCGCTAGCGACCTCGAAAGCCTGAGTGGCTCCTTTCACACGGTCTGCTGCCTGGATGTGTTCATTCATTACCCCCAAGAGCCCGCGGAGGAGATGGTGAAGCATCTCTGCGGCCTCACGGAGCAGCGGCTGATCGTGAGCTTTGCGCCTTACACGCCCCTGCTGGCACTGCTGAAGGGGATCGGCCAGCTGTTCCCAGGCCCCAGCAAAACCACCCGCGCCTACACCCTCAAGGAAGACGGCATCGTCAAAGCCGCGGAAGCCTGTGGCTTCAAGTTGGTGCGCCGAAGCCTGAACAAAGCCCCCTTTTACTTCTCCCGCCTGATCGAGTTCCGCAAGGCTTGA
- a CDS encoding RNA pseudouridine synthase, translating to MISSQVASAAGWRPAALNQGWTYSDRTGQRDQGRMVSALLAHRHRHSSAEDWKLRIQRGELRLNGALLVCDQPLPAAAELLWSRPPWVEPAIPDAWTVIHDDGDVLVIHKPSGLPVIPGGGFLNHTLERLLAQRCRDAGEEQVPKPVHRLGRFTSGLQVCARRGETRAKLSRALRPDGGSCKLYQAWAHRVKDLEPGAALRVDTDVIERPHPLLGWVWGPEPPADVTVRRRLPAHSEVSLLERSSDGDRLQVAITTGRPHQIRIHLAQLGSPLLGDPLYLKNQQVNGQATPGDGGYRLHAWRLSLGGLALCCEPGESFG from the coding sequence GTGATCTCCTCGCAGGTCGCGTCCGCTGCGGGATGGCGTCCAGCGGCGCTCAATCAGGGCTGGACCTACAGCGACCGCACCGGTCAGCGCGACCAGGGACGCATGGTCTCTGCCCTGCTAGCGCACCGTCATCGTCATTCGTCGGCTGAAGACTGGAAACTGAGGATTCAACGCGGTGAACTTCGCCTCAATGGCGCACTTCTGGTCTGTGACCAGCCACTGCCCGCTGCGGCTGAGTTGCTCTGGTCACGACCCCCATGGGTGGAGCCGGCCATCCCCGACGCCTGGACTGTGATTCACGATGACGGTGATGTGCTGGTGATCCACAAGCCCTCTGGTTTGCCGGTGATACCAGGGGGTGGCTTTCTGAACCACACCTTGGAGCGGTTGCTAGCTCAGCGCTGCCGTGATGCTGGTGAGGAGCAGGTGCCCAAACCTGTGCATCGGCTGGGACGCTTCACCTCTGGTCTTCAGGTGTGCGCCCGTCGTGGCGAGACCCGCGCCAAGCTGTCGCGTGCGTTGCGGCCGGATGGTGGTAGCTGCAAGCTGTATCAGGCCTGGGCGCACCGGGTGAAGGACTTGGAACCTGGGGCGGCGTTGCGTGTGGATACCGATGTGATTGAAAGGCCTCACCCGCTCCTCGGCTGGGTGTGGGGGCCGGAGCCTCCAGCCGACGTGACCGTTCGCCGTCGTCTTCCAGCTCATAGCGAAGTCAGCCTTCTGGAGCGGAGTTCCGACGGTGATCGCCTCCAAGTGGCCATCACCACAGGACGTCCGCATCAGATTCGGATCCACCTTGCGCAACTGGGATCACCTCTTCTCGGCGATCCGCTTTATCTCAAAAACCAACAAGTCAACGGGCAGGCCACGCCGGGAGACGGTGGTTACCGGCTCCATGCCTGGCGCTTGTCTCTGGGTGGTTTGGCTTTGTGCTGCGAACCGGGAGAGTCCTTTGGATGA
- a CDS encoding N-acetylglucosamine-6-phosphate deacetylase: MRRITDVRLPQRPGHRDDTGLHWLSVDDQGHIAATGPMPSGRAMAGESWAGDRLSPRGIDLQINGGLGLAFPELNERDVPKLEQLLELLWRDGVEAIAPTLVTCAVEPLRHALMVLRQVRDRHQPGRCRLLGAHLEGPFLAHARRGAHPAEHIAAPSLQALEERIGGFETDIALITLAPEQTGSQQLVQRLGALGIITALGHSTADADQAAQAFDQGVRMLTHSLNAMPGLHHRAPGPVGEACRRGDVALGLIADGVHVHPTMAVLLQRLAADQLVLVSDALAPYGLNDGVHRWDERVLLVRNGTCRLEDGTLAGVTLPLLEGSCRLAQWSGDADGAIWAATMAPRFVLDPTAAEPKLIGTALNNLLRWHWNEQDQQLSWQEAA, from the coding sequence ATGCGTCGGATCACTGATGTGCGGCTGCCGCAACGTCCGGGACATCGTGACGACACTGGCCTGCACTGGCTCAGCGTCGATGACCAAGGACACATCGCAGCCACGGGTCCCATGCCGTCCGGTCGCGCGATGGCAGGCGAAAGCTGGGCAGGAGATCGCCTCAGTCCCCGGGGCATCGACCTGCAGATCAACGGGGGACTCGGACTGGCATTCCCCGAACTAAACGAACGCGATGTGCCAAAGCTGGAACAGCTCTTGGAGCTGCTGTGGCGCGATGGCGTGGAGGCGATTGCGCCCACGCTGGTGACCTGTGCTGTGGAGCCTCTGCGCCATGCATTGATGGTGCTGCGTCAAGTACGCGACAGGCACCAACCCGGACGATGCCGCCTACTGGGGGCACATCTGGAAGGCCCTTTTCTGGCGCATGCACGGCGTGGAGCTCACCCCGCCGAACACATCGCGGCCCCAAGCCTGCAGGCCTTGGAGGAACGCATTGGTGGTTTCGAAACAGACATCGCCCTGATCACCTTGGCGCCGGAACAAACCGGCAGTCAGCAGCTGGTGCAACGCCTCGGCGCCCTGGGAATTATCACGGCACTGGGGCACAGCACGGCCGATGCCGACCAGGCTGCGCAGGCCTTTGATCAAGGCGTGCGCATGCTCACCCACAGTCTCAACGCCATGCCTGGGCTGCACCACAGAGCTCCAGGGCCGGTGGGAGAAGCCTGCAGGCGAGGCGATGTTGCCCTGGGCCTGATCGCTGATGGCGTGCATGTTCACCCCACCATGGCGGTGCTGCTGCAACGACTTGCAGCGGATCAACTGGTGCTGGTGAGCGATGCGCTGGCGCCCTATGGACTCAATGATGGCGTCCACCGCTGGGATGAACGGGTGCTGCTGGTGCGCAACGGCACCTGCCGGCTCGAGGACGGCACGCTTGCGGGCGTGACGCTTCCGCTGTTGGAAGGGAGCTGCCGTTTAGCCCAATGGAGCGGTGATGCGGATGGGGCGATCTGGGCCGCCACCATGGCGCCACGATTCGTTCTTGATCCAACAGCCGCTGAACCAAAGCTCATCGGCACAGCCTTGAACAACCTGCTCCGCTGGCATTGGAACGAGCAGGACCAACAACTGAGCTGGCAGGAGGCTGCTTAG